From Helianthus annuus cultivar XRQ/B unplaced genomic scaffold, HanXRQr2.0-SUNRISE HanXRQChr00c129, whole genome shotgun sequence:
GTCTAATAAAAGAGTCATGCAATGGCTTCAATTTGTTGATGAATAAAGACAAAGGTGTGATCACTTTTGAAAGCTTGAAGTGTAACTAGTCATTGCTTAGGTTGCAAGATTTTACGAGACGATGAATTAGTTAGCATGTTAAAAGAAGGCGATTATGATGGTAATGGCGCCTTCAATCTAATGGAGTTTTGTGTGTTGAGGTTCAGATTAAGTCCAGAGTTGATGATGGCATCCAAGGCTCTACTTAATCATGCTTTGCAACAAGAATTTGACTCCAACTTTAAATTTTTTGACACGGAATGATTTTTACTAGATCTTTTATTGTGACAACTTTCAAAATTgcaggtatccgtacaactattaaacaatgattagtgcttaatgattgtgctgGGTTTTAATTGATGACttaaattgctttctgattattgttaTCATGCATACGTGTGCATTCATATTGCTAAATGACGTACCATTATTGCATGCAAAATCTgttgattcaaatgatgcacgaaacacagttagcacagttatcagttAAATCAGAAAAATGCTGTCGGAGTTCAGTACGTAGACACACATGttattgagacacagaatgagccagaaaccaagagttacactagtatagtgtgttgGAAAGTAAgaatcataaaactgccttcctagagatagtttaagtaCCGGAAAGTACCTAAAACTCACacaaactgcagaattctgcagaaatcagcaAAATTCAGAATTTAACAactttaatatcatgcagaaatatggttaaatggtccagaatgctttcctaagtgtcgggaatcaaaactgtcacaaaaggtaacataaagcacactaaactgtatagtttagcaccttaacgaaccggtaaccaaccgaacaaccgggcactacccgaaacaccaaattttcactagaatcactgttttaacattaccaagctttATGGTctccgaacatcataacacactatataacatctAGTAACTACTTAACCTAACTAAACAGTTGATTTTCAACCATATAATCTAACTATTAGTTACAACCTAGCCTAGACCCCCCCCCAACCTATTTACGGCCACCATGTGGCCCCCACATGtgattttatttgtttataaaaTTGGATCTTGTCTCATCTTTTTAAACATATTATACACTAGATTTTGTAATATTGGTGATTATAAGAATTAACCTCAAGACATAagcatttcatttcatttccaTCATGCTTCACCAACACACCTCTTCCTCTCCTCTCCTTCttgttctcggccgaacaccacaCCACACACATCCATCATCGTCTTTCACTTCTCATCCAATCCACACATATacaaaggtgtaagaaggtgtataaggaagcttggtgctcttagaagttgaaggaccactcacacaagcttttatccacctctttttcatattgtgatcatccctagccttgagcttcTACACTCCATTTTACATCTTCTTAAGTTGGTTAAAATATGGTATAAGttgttaatcttgaagaacactatgaatctttaacatgaaacttgaacataagactaaaatcataagaaatcaagttgtttaagtgttgttatgcttgttgattgttgattgctcatgtttatgatgttaatcatcatgtgatcttgctagatagtgattaaagacataatctagcaaaatgagaggatgattatgttaagaTCAAAGTAATCATCCATatgtaaatcatgaacttgaagtgaaaattgtttttcttgtaaaatgatgattaAAGTGAATGTAAAGTCTTGTGAATCTTTGATTTCAAGAATGaattttcaagaaaccaagttaaaaatataaagttTACTTAagcttggttcttaaagaaattaaccacatttttagtggttaaacaagtgtagaaatatatatgtaacaagaaaaactcaagaagaaacatttttagaaaaatgatttacaagttgtaaacatctaacttctttaaaaatgatggttttaaataaaaaatcacactttaaagggtaactaatcctactaaacacactagtaagttactacaaattttttttaactttcaagttcatgaagtagtaatttatgcttgattttggTAAATTGGTAAGTATTGgttgatttgttgttgattgtgttgatttataaaagaaaatgatatgctttgaaagcatggaaacctccatttttaaggagaaactatggcaaaatttttctaaaaattaaacacttagaaaaatatttttaaacaaatatttacaagtatattttaaaccatgaatttttatataaagtttgccataatttttgttacaaaatttataaatattggaggttggtttttataaataaaagtgactaaatatgtatttaggaaatatatatttagaagtcaccatgtgtgtgattatttgtatattatgtatattagttatattatcttaggacttgaaataatataactcaccaaatACCAAGAAAactacaatccaaaatattaccaaaattccaagagaaTGAATATACAAattatacacaaaatattggaCGAATagaacaaggaatataacttacaaaaatattctGGAAATTtaattcataagtatattttggtaattagtattttggacaccaagagaacagaaatatgatttttataattattacaaaatatatcatatttttgacaaggagaaaatatattatttttggttaagtaaaaatatatattttcttggaattattagaagatatattattttggggagaaaatatatattttcttgaataaacatgaaatacattatttttgggtgaaaaataagtttatatatattttccaagttaaacttgaaaatcgATTATTTTTTAGACTTATATGAAATTTATAACTATTTTTTGCCAAGGGAAAAATTATAAgtaatttttctatgtaatattccttaaaatatatattttgggaatatatattgatgtatttttattagaaatattattccagaaaagttaatacaaaaattaagtataagatacttaataaacaaaataaaatacgtattctcgtacgtataattatacaccggaatacgccaccgatacttggcaaaaatatatAAGGATAAGAATACAAGTataaatacacccatccttgggaagttatacatgtacaaatacataaaagtgtcaagttaaaatataggcaaattggatttaaataatcccaactcactgttattggtcaataataatcccaactcatttaatcaccaataataatccgaactattcactttttttttgtaaaatactcccagttaaaaaaacactaactaggttaaaaaattgctgatgtgacatgccacgtcacctgccacatcagttgccatgtcatcaaaaatgccacgtagacagccacatcagctgccacgtcatcaaaatatgccacatcaactgccacgtcagcaaatttgctgatgtggcatgccaCATCACCTGCCACGTCAGCACTTTTTTTTAActtagttagtgtttttttaactgggagtattttataaacaaaactaaatagtttggattattgttggtgattaaatgagttgagattattattgaccaataacagtgagttgggattatttaactccaatttgcctaaaatatattattttaactattattccaaaattcataaatataatttaagttaaaatatttattattttaacaaataattatataacttggaataatattaaggacacaaagaaacgtaactcaaagacactaattaagactaagtcaaggcacgacccactTATCTAATAAACTGTAGTACGTTTGTAGGAAGTCGTGTGAATGAGTATCAGCTGTGAGTTACGTCGGATTGAAGAACGCAAGATTGTGAGTTcgtgtcccccttttctttaactgttcttgttttataacttcgggggtgaagtacatgtcacaaattgtttacaaacgtttatatgtggtatggttagctaaggaaaggtactactagatcatgtgagtggtgggtacaacgcttaagaccattaatcctcatagtagaaccgaggggcatgagtgatagatctatttgggtgtagcgagccccacccatgtggaccggggtttggcccatgaggtgactatgtcttacagccggaagcacGGTGCAAAATCAACTAGGgttgagccttcctgcatcacgtcacatatattaatggccttgcaaaccattaatgatttgttttccttgtttgctttcatactgggtttacaaaacatacatacttacaatgtttacaaaggtttattcgtgcacacatacaaacacatgaactcgctcaacttttgttgatgttttcaaactacatgtatttcagtaaattaaatgtggatctggcgggcgtttggaAGTTTCAAGTGATGTtggaaataaaagatgtcatccggtgtCTAAGGGTTTGGATTGTGTATCTTATCCTGGATAAGATACATAGTTCAAAGCCTAGTTTTCATTAGTGTCTTTTGTAGAGAGTCCTTATGGAACTCTAAAACAATTTAAATGGTTTGTAATTTGGATTTGAAGTCTGTGTTtggattttaagacaatgttgttgtgatgttttaaacttaatcaatggatgaacgtctttggttttatcatatagttgtttgttatggttgaatgcaatgatattaagcaagtcacacataatcacgcttacgcaaaagtcagggtgtgacacttatTATGTTTGAATATTTTTATAACCAAGCTATAATTGGCACATGGTTTTTATAACGGTTGGCATTTTGAATTTCGGTATCTAAAGTAGGTTGGCTCAGATTAGTATGACCGGTAAAAAGAAGCATGAAAATGATCTTCAATAATACTAAGATTAGTCGCAAcctggataatcaatagaaagtGAAAACAATAGTACATTACTACTGATTAATGGCAAATTGATTGAATGATCAATGGGTAAGTTACTATTAAGCAGTAAAACTAGTGTGACACATTTTTACAACTAACGAAGTTTGTGAAGAGGTTTTTCATTATTTCAATTGTTAATTGTCAAACAATTGTAACCGTTAACTATTATACTATTTATAAAGTGCAACTGTGATGCAGGGGCATCACTTTTGAGAACCTTAATCCTCTCCTCAATTTCTGGCAGTTTATGACCAGCGAATGACCTAAGATTATTCAAATCTTTTGAGTTCAAGCCAGCAAGTGAGACTTTACCACTCAAGCATTCTGACATCATGTTTACCTTCACAAAATCCCGGGTCGTCACGATCTGCTTCTTGATCTGACCTTCGGCCTTGCTGATCCTTTCTTTAACGTAGCTATCCTGATTGGACATAAACTTGTTCCTCTCCATGGGTAACTTCGTAAGGAACGCGTTCAACACATTTTGGAAAGCAGTGTTGTCTTCGGGCCACACCTCGAGTCCAGGTTCGTATGAGCTATAAATGATGGTGCATGCCTTGATGCCGCATAGGGTGCACAACTCCTTCAGCTTGTTCTTCAGGCATTCCTTTCTTTTCATGAAGGAGCTTTTCCTTGCCTTCTTGTTTTCTATGAAAGCAAGCTTCACTTTGCTCCTAGGCATGGTGTAAGGATTAATGGATTATGCCAAAATGTAATTGTAGCAGCTTGTGAGTGGGTTTCAGTTGGTTCTTATGTTGATTCTTATATACTAACAAGTTCGTTAAATCATTAATATAATATCTTTTGCTTTTAATGACCTTGTTTCACAGAAATTAAATTTAAAGATATAATCAAAAGTAGATGATtgaccaaaattaattttaagaTTATATCAGAAAaggaaaaaacaaaacaaaaaccttATACACACAAAGAAGCATTTAAATTCCTGTTGATGGAAAAGAATAAAGTTGAATAACATTTCAACCTAATATTTTGCAATGTTAATGGAATGAATATACTTTCTTGCATTAATGAGTATAGTTTACTTCCAAGAGACTTAAATACGACATATGTTATAAATAACCAACAAAAAAGAGTAATTAGTTGCATACCCATTCACATGCTTCAAAACGTTAAACCTTACTATTCATATCAACTTTTTTTTAgtattaatattatataatataatgtgAACTCCTTAGAGGTGTTGCTCGATGACTATGATATTAAAATATGGTTTGATTGATGTCTTTTACATGCCCTATGGGTTTAAAATATCATATCCCTACTTTACTACAAATAATTGTGATGTTAAAACTATAATGTAACCACATTTACTAAAAAGagtaaacttccattttgctcactgtgatttggtcattttaacggttttgccccaatagttaaaaatagccattttcctccctggtttttctaacttatcgtcattttgctccctgcctctaactccatcagggaggaaactggcgacaaactcgaaagattagggagcaaattggcgacaaactcgaaatatcagggaggaaaatggctatttttaaactattggaggaaaaccGTTAACATGACCAAAccgcggggagcaaaatggaagtttactctactaaaaaagagaaaagaaaggtTCTAATAGGGTCACAAATAATTTAAATGCAATAGACCTTGGTTGCTATAAGCTAGGCAACCTTGCTTGATTTGTTCATTGTTCATTGAACATAATGTCTGTTTACATTAAAAACGGATCTTCATTTGCCGAGATAAAATAAATGTTGATTTTTCTCTTTTGTACATATATTGGcacatttaatttttatatatctTATGTGATGTAAGGTATTTCATATTCgatgtatttgtttatttataGCCATTGATACTAAATACAAACCCATATATAGAAAGATTGTTTATTACATAATCTCGTATACTACGAATTAACTATTATTGACCATTATTCATTTCTTATGTTAAAATTTAAATCAAAACTAACTgtacaatattaaaaaattttTTACGTCTTTCATCTATCCTCACTCATCTTACTAATGGTATGCATACGTAGATCAATGTGGGCCTTGTTATGCCCCTAATAGGCAATGTTAGGTAAGACCTTAGCATCAAGCATAAGGGGAAACTATGATTTTTTTGTAATCAGCatagactatagactagggatgagctcggtaccgtgtccggtgccgaaccggtaccggtaccgaaagaaccggtaccgaaaatctctaaaagtgggtaccggtaccggtaccgaatatacccagttcggtaccggtaccggtaccgggtctgatttgctcatccctactaTAGACTATTTCTACTGATAAATAGATTGAATCATTCTTAGATACCCTTTTAAATTAAAAGCTTTAAATCCCTAGGGTTTTGGTTTACTCCGTAAATCATGCATCGCCTTTCAAAAATTATGTAGATCAAAGTGTTAACGTAATCCATATTAATTTCGCGCTTATATATATTGTCATGTTTTCGTATAACttactttaatattaaaacttatataaataaataaatgcgGTGCATTTAAAAAATTATTTAGTAGACATAACTAGTGATTTTACATAATATTCGCTCCATATTGTGCGCGTATGTATTGTCATGTCTTGTTATAGCTTACCTTAATATTAAAACTtaggaaaaattacaatttttgtcatttatctttataccacttttcaggcggtgttctttttaacgaatgttgacagacggtgtcctttactaggtattttgttgcaagttaagtcctttacacccaacacagttaaaaaaccctgttaattgttgacagacggtgtcctttgctaggtattttgttgcaagattagtcctttacctaggtattttattgcaagtttagtcctttacacccaacaattaacagggttttttaactgggttgggtgtaaaggactaaacttgcaacaaaatacctagtaaggacaccgcctgtcaacattcgttaaaaaggacaccgcttgaaaagtggtataaagataaaggacaaaacttgtaatttttcctaaaccttatatatataaacaaatgCGGTGCGTTAAATAAATATTTGGTATACATAACTAGTGTTTTTTATGTAATATTCGCTCTATATTATTTCAAATATTTCTTAGTTGATATTTTCATTTTCTGCCATCAAACGCAAATCCACAATACCAATTCTTTTCATAAAATCCACAATACTTGTTCTTTTGGTATCTAGCCATTGAATTGAGCATAAAAAACAAACACTTTCtatacaaataaataaatgaagAAATAAcgaagttataaaagaatatatATACACGTCTCAAGTATAAAAATATCTTTTTACTGGCTACATGTATACTTATCTCAAaatcacaatataatttaaagCATGAAAATGCATACATAAAAAACACGATATCATATTATCCTCCATGTGCATTCAAAACAACAATTTGAAGGAGTCAAACATTACCAGTTAATTTTATAAGGAGTAAATTGCCACAATCATACCTGAGGTTTTAGGTCAGTTTGCCAGTTACTTTTTTTTATGCCAAATAGCCCTTCACTTTAGTCggtttttttgccattttcatccaaatcactaacttagTTTACTTTTTCTGTTAAGTTAAATGATATTTAGATGAAACTAACAAATATAAAACCTTAGGGACAATTTGGCAATTTACTGAAATtcattttaatttctttttttaattaatcTTATCACATATATATAAAGCAGAATATACCTGCAGTTTTTAAAAAAAGATATTAATCGtttttcacataatttttataaattttcatcctacaactaactcagttatttttttttctattaaggtgaaggatcttttaaattttataagtaagacaaaaattaatttccatttttttataaacaccagttttttaaaaataaaatctacttcaacctgtaaattttataaaactaaaatgctagTAACCTTATAGAAAAAGGTCAAATAAACAATCCTTATCgtatgtaccaagtttgtaattcatcttctactttTTCAAATTCCTTTTAACAAAAAACATAAGCCACTGCCTCCCCctatcaaacaacgtatcgttaccaaaccttaaaattacccaccaaatagtaagtataatgccatgaatcaaaagtttctttactccaatcatcagaataaatatttgttagttaccctcataatcttaattagttaaatattttatttctgccaACCTATTTCTTAAGTGCTCAACACGTTcaaaaatatgtaacgttttacaattttttctatctctacactTAATTTAGAtgggtttttttatttaataatgaAACATGGAAATGAGCGTATAAATATACCCTTACATTAAACCCTATTTATATAAAACTACACCTAACATAAACATCAACTTAAATAAACTTGATACTGACCCTAActataaaatatattttgataAGATTAATGCAATCTATAGGATATAATGTGATAAGATCAATCCAACAGTGATTCCATTTAATGAGAATATGAGTTTAATTCATATTTGTTTTTGGCCATTTAATTTGCTTGATAATCTCGATGTCACTGTTTATTTTAGAACCTTCATGTTCAATGCTAGATATATTTTGGTTTAGCTTTATTTTGTTTCATCTAAACCTGTATTATCACCCACAACTTCATTTAACTTTATTTTCGCTTTAGTTAACCCAGACATTGTATTTTGTCTTAGTTTTGTGAGTTTTAATAAAACATAGGACCTTTCACTTTGATTTCTCCTAACAAACCGAGTTAGCATGAACATCTTGTTAAGCATACCTCTTTAGTACTTGTTACTATAACGTCTCTCCTTGTTGCGTGCTCTTATATATAaacataataaataaaaaattttacATAACTCATTGCTATTGAGGAATTATTTATTACCTTCATGGAGCATGGGGTTCACACTACGTCAAAAATGGGCTACGGCCACACTTTTTGCAAAATAACCCTACCACACATTTGAAAAAATGTTTGACTAAAAGTCATTTATAACATTTTAATAcacctttagccacacattttaTTATTAGTGTGGCCATTACATACCAGttcaaaacctttagccacacttacTAGCCACAAATCGAGAAGTGTAGCCAAATGTAATCTATAGCCACTTATTTTTGTTTCATGTGACCAAAAACACATGTATTTGAAACCTTTTACCACACTTTAATAAAAAATGTGACATTTATTAGCCACATTAGCAAAGTGTGGCCAAATGTAATCTATAACCACAATATTTTTTTATGTGAAATAACACATGTATTCAAAACTTTTAGCCACACTATAAGAAAAGAAGTATGACATTTATTAGTCAAACTAGAAAAGTGTGGCCAAATATATGATCTACGACCACAGTATTTGCTTGATTCATGTGACTAAAAACACATGTATTCGAAACCTTTAGCCACACCTTAAGAAAAAACAGTCACACTAAGAAGAAGTGGCTAAATGTGATCTACGACTACAATATATATTTGATAATGTGGCTAAAAGCTAATACATATGGCCACATATATTATTTTGTGTGACGAAAGGCTAGACAATAGTCACacttaaaatttcaaattttcatgTGACTTTACATATAAACATTCATCACACCATCGTCCCTTTGTTTATTTTGTGTGACGAAATGATATCAAATGTCATGAAAAAAATGTGTGATCAAATGTTAAACTTATAACATCTTAAAAATTCCCCCccccaaatatatatatatatatatatatatatatatatatatatatatatatatatatatatatatatatatatttcatccTAAAATTTAAACTTCCCCTCTAAGTATTTCATCTTAAAACTACCCTCAAAATATTTCATTTTAAAACTCCCCCCAATATTTCATCCTAAAATTAAACTTCCCCTCTAAAAATTTTATCCTAAAACTCTCCCCAAAATATTTTATCCTAATTTAAAACTTCCCCCTCAAATAATATTCTAATTTAGAAAAATTACTTAattcaatattaaaaaaaacaaaaaatcttATTACATATATAAAATTCaaacttttattatttatattatatatttttaaaccatATTCGTTATATTCGTTTTTGTTGTGAATAATATGCTAATGTATGCATATTAGGTATGATTATATACGTTTTTAATGTATGCATATAgcatatttgtcacacccccaaaataccacttaggGAAAGTCCCTAtcaggcgtgtgacgtaccaacaacgaaccactaattacattgaacccattcAAGTTTATAAATGAAGTCCCCAATTACTAATAAAAATgtcatcaacaagtttaaatgaaaaccatcaTGTTCAGTGCAAGCAAATAATAAACCAAAGTTAAAttattcaaaaccaatgtataataGCAATTATCAATCACATGAGTCCCTCcggtcgacccatgaccactccagctactccagacagcaagttcccaaatccaagatatctaacgacctgcgagcatgcaacaagtgtatcagacaacgctaacgctggtgagttcatagttttacgaaaacgttggttaccaagtgtttagtttaatCCATTGAAATtaatccgaaagtaatgttgataatatctcgatactgaacaagacggctcctaatgtatgttttgcccgttccccagtgctcctatcaaaacactgggcatgactgggtcattagttcacaaccgtcctcctcggtacggtgtgagggtgccaaacctaagtagcgctaccaactaatacccgctacctccccggtaacaaaagatgggacttaagaatgatagggtgagaatattatccaacatcccaattttacccaaaagacttatccctccccgggatacccactgactgtcccaaccaccgggacgcatgctcaaaagtaatgaactcacctttgatttgctcggtaagattagttacttgtttaacagttgatcaaatacgtcctatcacggttaccGACAACTATCAGTCTTAGGTGCACATAAAT
This genomic window contains:
- the LOC110913690 gene encoding agamous-like MADS-box protein AGL80, which gives rise to MPRSKVKLAFIENKKARKSSFMKRKECLKNKLKELCTLCGIKACTIIYSSYEPGLEVWPEDNTAFQNVLNAFLTKLPMERNKFMSNQDSYVKERISKAEGQIKKQIVTTRDFVKVNMMSECLSGKVSLAGLNSKDLNNLRSFAGHKLPEIEERIKVLKSDAPASQLHFINSIIVNGYNCLTINN